Genomic window (Tardiphaga sp. vice304):
GGTCGGCATAACCGAAGATGTTGCCGTTGAGATGCGTCAGACCGGTGTTGCGTTCGACGATATCCTTGAGCTGGCCGTTGCCGACCTCGTTGCCGAACTGGGTGCCGAACAGCCGGTACAGGTAGTAGAACCGGTCGCCGTCCATCAGTTTCTCGATCTGGTCGACGAAGACCTTGTCGAAGGTCTCTCCCAGCAGGCCACCCGGCTGATGGACTTCGGCGAGACCGCCGAGCCAGGTGTCGATGCTGTTGAAGGCGAGGGTGCCTGCGCCCCCGACAGCCTCGTCGCCGTTGAGGAAGCCGTAGGCCTGATCCAGGGAAATGCCGTCGGTACCCGCTGCGACCGTGCCGTCAACGATGCCGACGAGATGCTGAGCCTTCGTCAGATTTCCGTCGAAGGCGTAGGCTGCGATGAAGTTCGCCAGCGAACTCGGGTGCTGCATGTTCTGGCCGAAGTCGTTCCAGCTGGTGTACTGGTTCAACCCGACGGCGTGGCGGAACTCGTTGAGGGTCGGAATGCCGAGGTCGCGGCCGCGCGCGATGTTGATGGCCGCCAGATCGAGCGGCTGGCCGAGCAGGCCCTGGTTGAGCGCCGGAGTTACGAATTCGTCGACCTCGTTCATCTGCTGGTGCGTCATGCCCAGGATGATCCCCGAAGCACCGACGTCGGCGAATTTCTGCGGCGCCAGGAAGGCCTCCTTGAGCGCGTAGCCCATGATCTTGCCGGTCAGACCGCCGGTCGGATCGATGGTGTCGATGGTCTCGCGCAGCGTGGAATGGCCGAAGCGGAAGGCAACCTGCGAGTATTCGAGCGAGATCGCCGAATTGACGTTGGTCGAATAGGCGCCGAACTCCTGGATGTTCGGCGTAACGTTGCGGGCGTACTGGTCGACCGCGGCATGCTGGTATTCCATTTCCACGACCAGCTTGGCCGCGTTGAACATCTTGTCCTGGTCCCAGGCAATGCTGCCGTCGCCGTTGAGATAGTCGCCGGCCGCGTTCATGCCGTGCCCGGTGTCGACCTGGAAGCCATGCAGCGAGGCGTGGGTAGCGTCTCCGGACACGATGTCCTGCCGATGCAGGGCGTCGATGATGTTGTCGACCTGGTAGTTGTGCTCCTCGTGGAACACATGGTGGATCGAGGTGAGACCAAAATTCTCGTTCACGCGCCCGTCGCCAGCGACGTAGTGGTCGCCGACCGACGCCATCAGGATCTCGCCCACCGCGTCGTGCAGCGCACCGGCCGGGGTGGTGATGCTGAAGTCCGCAAAATTGACAAACGGGTAGAGTGCGCTGGCGCCGCTCAGCATGTGCGGCGTCCCGGCCGGCGAACCGGCGGGCAAGTTCTCCATGAACAGGGTCAGCTTGTGGGTGACCGGGTCGATGCCGAAGCTCGACGCCGCTCCGAACGTCGACTTGACGCTAGCGTCGATGGTGGCGATTGCCGCGGTGACCTTCGCTGTCTGGGCCGCGGTGCCGTAGCTCGCCTCGCCGGCGTCCTGGGTGCCGCTGCCGTTCTTGTCGTAGAAGCCCGCCATGTGCCCCGCGTCGAAGCGCGGGTTCATGTCGAGCAGCAGCGCCGAGCCGCTGGTGCCGGCGACGACATGGCCGCTGGCGTCGCGGTTCCGCAGGTCGTTGACGTCCTCCCAGGTCAGCGCGTCGCGGCCGGTGGCCTCGATATGCGCGCGCAATTCGTCCAGCGTCGGCAGCGTCTGCGTCGTCAGGGTGACGCCGTCCGCTTTCATCCACGGAGTGTCCAGCGTGTGCCCGTCGAACAGGTTCATGCCGGCGTGGAAGTCCGTGGTAGAGGCCGTTGTCGTATCCGGGACCCACTCGCGCAGCAGATTGGTCAGCTGCTCGTGCGAGCCGTAGGTCTGGCTCTGGTCGATGAACGGCGAGGTGTGGTTAACGTATTCAGCGCCGTTGGCATCCAACTTGGCGACGGTGGCGCGGTTGATGGTGATTTCGTGCACCGGCTGGCCATCCTGGCCCAGCATGCCGTAGAGCGGGTCGTCGCTCGCCAGCGCGATCTTGACGGTCTGACCGGACGCCTTGCCGATGAAGTCGAGGCCGTGATCGAAAAACTGCCCGAACAGCACGAAGAAGCCGTTCGACGGCGAAACGCCGGGATTGAGGCCGCCGATGAAATGATCGTCCTGGCCGGCCGAGGCGGCGAGCCGCGCCTGGGTGTCGACCTGGCCGAGGCCGCCGTTGGCCACTGTCTTGAGCTGACCCCAGTCGAGGACCTTGGCGACGCCGCTGGCGTCGTAGTAGATTTCGTTGGGCTGATGGGAGCCGGCGAGCGGATCGCCCGAATGGTTGGCCCAGGTGTCGAAGGTGACGCCGGCCGTGGTGGTCGTCAGGCTGATCATGCGCGGCGTGTAGTCGACGACGTTCTGGATATCGATCGGCGCGCCATTGGCGGCGGTATGGTCTCCCGGCTGACCGGGGGTGGTATCGACCTTGATGGTATAGTCGCTGAGATTGGCTTTGAAGGTGCCGTCCGCGATGCTGTACGAGGAGTAGTATTGTTTGGCGGCAGCATAGGCCCGGTCCGCCACGGCCTGCATGACCGGAGAATAATTGGCATAATCGGCGGCGGCCGAGCGGGTGAAGATCTGATCCGTCGCACCATACGTGGCGTTGATCAGCGACAGGTTGTTGTTGAGGCCGCTCGGATCGCGCAGGCCGGCGAGGTCGAATTCCGAGATGTAGGACTGACCGTAGGTCGCGACTGCAGACAGAGCGAGCGGGTCGCTCGCCGTGGCGCCGCCTTGCCCGATCAGCGTTCCTTTGGCGTCGTAGACGCTACCGGTGCCGTCCCACAGGATGATGGCGTTTCCGTTCACATCGAAAAGCGGTCGGAAATTCACCTGGCTGAGGATGAAGTCGATATCGCTCTGGTCGATTACGAACGGCTTGAGATAATTGGCCATTGATTCTACTCCCACCAATGCTGCTAAAGTCGGTACGTTTTGCACCGGGCCCGTAACGATTTTTTAAGCATGGCATGCGCCGATGATTTGGGAAGGGCCTGAAGTCGAGCGAAAAAGAATGGATGAAGGTCGTATTCACCCTGCCAAAAGGCCAAGATCTTGATTGGACTTAAGTCCATATTTGGATCGCGTTGGGCCGCGCCGATTCGGCGTCGGGCAGCCCGGCTCACGCTGTTTCAGCAATTTACCATTGCGGCGACGGTGGTCCTTGGCTTCATGATGATCGCCGTCGGTACGTGGATTAGTGCGCGAATAGTCGATGGGGTATTGCGCAGCAGTTCAGATTCTGCGGCGCTGTACCTCGAGGGCTTCCTCGAGCCTCATATTCAATCGCTGCAGTTTGGCACATCGCTCCCGCCCGAAAGCCTTGCCAAACTTGAAGAAATCAGTGCCAGCCTTGCTTTGCGACGTCACGTTCTGTCAATCAAGGTATGGCTACCTGACGGCACAATCGCCTTCAGTTCTCAGAAGGACCTCATCGGAAAGAAATTTGACCCCACAAAGATACGTCCCGGCTTTAGAGGCGAGATCAGGGGAAACTTCGCAGACAATGACGACGAGGAAAATGAATTTGAGCGCAAGCTTGGGCTTTCGCTCTATGAAATCTATGTGCCCCTACATAAGTCCGGGACAGATCAGATCATTGCCGTAGGCGAATTCTATGAGAACGCCGAACGCCTGCACAAGGAGATCTTCGCCGCCGTCCAAGACTGGCTCGTGATCGGCGCGGCGGCAATCGGCATGCTGCTTACTCTTTTCGCGATCGTCCATCGTGGCAGCGCCATAATCGATCAGCAAAAACGGGCGTTGAAATTAAGGCTGCGAGAGCAATCCAGACTTCACCACATCAATGATCTTCTTAAGGAAAAGATGCAGAAGGCCATGCGAGAGAGCAACCGAATCGATCGCACAATCCAGAAGCGAATTGGCTCACAACTGCATGACGGCCCAGCCCAACTTTTGAGCTTCGTATTGTTGCGGCTCAGCGAGATCGGGACCGCGCTGAAAGCACCCAGGGACGCGAACGAGAACTCGAGCAATCTCATCGATGAAGTTCGCGGCGCGGCATCTGACGCCTTGGCTGATCTTCGTTCGATTTCGAGCGGCCTGCTGCTTCCTTACATCGAAGACAACGAAGACATCGTGGGCGTCCTACAGTCAATCATTAGTCGACATGAGCGCCACACAGGCTCTCGGGTCGATTTTAAAGCAGTTAATGTACCAAAGCGGCTATCGAGAGACATCATCCACTGCGTTGGGGGCATCACTCAGGAGGCGCTAACCAACGCTCATAAGCACGGTGGCGGAGACGCTCAAGACGTTTCTCTCAACGTTGATGATGCCGAATTGCATCTTTCGATTCGTGATTCCGGGCCGGGAATCGATTTTTCAAAGATTGCAGATGTTGCTGCAGCGAGAAACGATCGCCTGGGGTTGCTTGGGATGAAGTATCGCGTCGAGTCCGTCGGTGGCACGTTGGAATTAAAGTCCGCGCCATCAGAAGGCACAGAGGTAAAGTGCAAAATTCCTCTGAATAATATTGAACCTAAATACCAGGGCGCCGACGCACTAATCGAACTAAATCGCCGATGAGCGCATCATATAAAGGCCGCCGCCGGACCGCTGTTTTCTGATTTTATGATCAATTCACCAAGCCGAATCAAACTTGTTGATAACTTGCAAGAATTACGGCAGGATCTTGCCATTAAAGTCAACCGTTTTGACCCGTTTGCATCGTCAGTCCGGGGGAATTTCAATGAAATCAGATATTTTGCAGATTTCAATTGCCATCATAGATGATCATCCAATCTTGCGTCACGGACTGGCCGCTGTTCTCCGCAGCGAGCCCGGATTTAAAGTGGTCGCCGAGGGAGGATGCTCGACTGAAGCGTTGCAAATTGCCAACATGCATCGTCCGAATATTATGCTGCTGGACTTGGGCATTCCGGGCAATGGTATCGAGGCTCTCAAGGAAATATGCGTTCAAGTCCCTTCGACCCGCTGCATCATATTGACCGTGTGTGATAACGCAGATACCGCGATCAACGCGCTCAATTCCGGCGCCCAAGGATACATCCTTAAAGGTATCGCCGGCAAGGACCTCAAAGCGGCAATCAGGACCGTTTTAAACAACGAGTCGTTCGTTTCTCCTGATTTCGCGGCCAAACTCGTCATCGCTGCCCAGAGGGAGAAAGTAGCTTTAACACAGGCTGGCAGCCAACTGAATTTCCGTGAAGTTCAGATACTACGTGAAGTTGAAGCTGGACTTACCAACAGAATGGTTGCGGAGAAGCTGAAAATCAGTGAAAAGACAGTCAAATACTATATGACTAACATTATGCAAAAGTATGGTGTCAGTAATCGAACATCAGCGGTGGTTGCGGATCAGAGGCTG
Coding sequences:
- a CDS encoding sensor histidine kinase, whose translation is MIGLKSIFGSRWAAPIRRRAARLTLFQQFTIAATVVLGFMMIAVGTWISARIVDGVLRSSSDSAALYLEGFLEPHIQSLQFGTSLPPESLAKLEEISASLALRRHVLSIKVWLPDGTIAFSSQKDLIGKKFDPTKIRPGFRGEIRGNFADNDDEENEFERKLGLSLYEIYVPLHKSGTDQIIAVGEFYENAERLHKEIFAAVQDWLVIGAAAIGMLLTLFAIVHRGSAIIDQQKRALKLRLREQSRLHHINDLLKEKMQKAMRESNRIDRTIQKRIGSQLHDGPAQLLSFVLLRLSEIGTALKAPRDANENSSNLIDEVRGAASDALADLRSISSGLLLPYIEDNEDIVGVLQSIISRHERHTGSRVDFKAVNVPKRLSRDIIHCVGGITQEALTNAHKHGGGDAQDVSLNVDDAELHLSIRDSGPGIDFSKIADVAAARNDRLGLLGMKYRVESVGGTLELKSAPSEGTEVKCKIPLNNIEPKYQGADALIELNRR
- a CDS encoding response regulator; its protein translation is MKSDILQISIAIIDDHPILRHGLAAVLRSEPGFKVVAEGGCSTEALQIANMHRPNIMLLDLGIPGNGIEALKEICVQVPSTRCIILTVCDNADTAINALNSGAQGYILKGIAGKDLKAAIRTVLNNESFVSPDFAAKLVIAAQREKVALTQAGSQLNFREVQILREVEAGLTNRMVAEKLKISEKTVKYYMTNIMQKYGVSNRTSAVVADQRLRMSRPNA